Below is a window of Nicotiana tabacum cultivar K326 chromosome 19, ASM71507v2, whole genome shotgun sequence DNA.
AAATAAAATAGTAATACAAAAAGTGGTCCAAAACTACTTAAATAATAAGTTGTACAGTTTGTTATCTTCCTTGATTTGTCTGCCCAAAAGGCTTTTTGCCTTGTGCCGACAGTTTTGTGAGGCTACCTGCGCTTTAAGTTTTTCATTTTACTACAACGGAACCaataaccaaaaaacaaataCGAATAGAACATCTGATAACCCCTTTACTTGGTGAGATTTTAAACCGCAGCAAAATTTAAAGAAGTAAACACTTGAATAAGTCAAGGGGAttcaatacatagtatatatacattACAAAAATAATTGTTACCTATTTAAACAATTTATTTTTCTGAAAAAAGGGTATCAGTTGACATCTCTTGGAGCTATGTAGCTCCGCCACTGATTCTAAAATATATGATTCATCAGGAAAGTCGTAACAATTATTTTTTTCTCTATAACAAAATTATTAGTTAGTCGTTGAATTTCTTTGTGACATTCCTCTTTTatatgaatcattaatatttcttTCTTGGAGTCACTCCCCTATTGATATAATTTCGTCTCTCAAGAAATAACTGGACCAAGCACAATTTGCATAAGGCTTTGTAATTCAGCTGTGCCAACCGAAATACACCATATGCAATATTAATTTGTGAAAATAGCACGGACTAGCCAGTTTTTgaattggtaattgaaaaataatcagcgtttctaaagtcattaaaaaatagtcactatgCTGAAAcatggaaagttccagcatattatgttggaattccagGACACAGAAAGTTCCAGTATATGCTGGACATTGGAGTTCATGCGTATAAACTTAaggcatattatgttggaactccatcacattatgctggaatctcatatgtaaaaaattcgaactctgGCATATTAAGCTGAAATTCTctgcattttaaaaatatttttgttcaaattttattttcacatgaaaaatggctaaattttgattacttttgaaatcgtGGCTATTTCTCagttatccgttaagaaaattgaataattcacccccaaaccgataagccgttaataaaaaaactTCAATCTGTTCCctgtccgttaaaccgttaacccgataccaataagccaccCGCAGTACCAATAACCGATataccgttatatatatatatatatatatatatatatatatatatatatatatatatatatatatatatatatatatatatatattaaatatcaaaaaccctttccacttcttccagtactttatctctaagttctaacgcctaattcctaaataatcagaaCCCTAATGCCTAAACTTCAACCAGCAGCCGCCAGCAGAATTATGGTTCTCTTTATTCGACCATAATTCAACTAGCTTCAGTAGAAATTCAACCAGCACTCCAACAGCCACCCGCAGTACTCTATCTCGTCGACTTCCAGGCTTCCAGCACTCTATCTTAGTGCCCTAGTATGAAGAGCAAACTCatatttttgctttttaaaattataaatatggATCCATCACAGCCTTTGtgttaattattaatatattgtTAATGAACAAGCAACAAAGGGAAGGACCGCACGTTTATTGTAATTTTGCTTCGTTTGTGCTatgaataaattaataaaagcttaGATACCATTATATTTAATGAGCTAAACTACTGAAATTGTTCCTTTGCATCTAAACCCAGGCAATCAGATAGTTATCTCAATGAAATTTGATATCCTTGTATGATCCATGTTATAGCTAGCAAAAGTTACAGTGACATATCCATTAGAATTACTTTTTCCTTAATTACATCATATCATAGTCTGCTTTGGGATGTAATGTAGACTACAATGTGTTCTACTTTTTTCACTCTACACCACatgacacactacatcattcttatgtaggcgttaaCAAAATTTGTATTCTGGACTCAATGTATAATTTtctattctgaatttgtatgctaggcggtcaacaaacaattaatgcacgcaatatagattgaattaggccgataaaccacccgataagagctaaaccgataccagtccgcccgatatcttatcgggtggctagcggattaatacatttaaaagtcgATAACCGTTAaaccaaaccgttaagagtaattaaccgcccaatccgtccgataagcagccctactaTAGAGTTATCCTTTTTCTCTTTGCATACAAGGAACCAGGGAAAGAACGACCAAGGAAAGGGAACAAGAGCAGCGGACAACGTCCCGCTCAACCTAATGAGTGCCATCCGTGAAGGGTACAAAGCTCAAGATGAAGAAGTAACCCCCACGGCATCCCCCAGGTTAGGGAAGTCGCCGACACCCTTCTGTAGCACAACCAAACCAAACGGAAATGAGGCTTCCACGTCTGCGGAAGAAGGTGCACCCCCCGCCATGAAGAAACTCCTCGAGGCTTGGTTAAATGACACTTTAGTCAGCGTGATGAGCAAGCAGGCCCCGTGCACGACCGTGAAAACCTCGAGGATCCATGCAGCACAGCGTAGGAATGAGTGAGGCGACCAACTGTACCCTCCTACTTCAGGTAATACCCCTACAATTGCTGGCAGTGTAGCTGACATCAACCTCGCCATCATGTTAAAGAGAATGGAAGAAATAGAGAACGAGAACATGGCGCTCAAGGAACAGATGAAGGAGCACCAAGAACAGGTAGATAAGATACCTGGTGCCCCCAAATTGTTACCAAAAATAGATGCCGGCAGGTTCGTGGAACAACCATACAGGGAAGAAGTAGCTCCTCATGCCATaccaaaaactttcaaaatacCCCCGTACCTTAGAATCTACGATGGAACTACTGATCCCGAGGACCACGTGACCCACTATGTCACCACCATGAAAGGCAACGACCTTACCAAAGAACAAGTGTCCTCCATCTTGTTGAAAAAATTGGCGAAACCCTCACAGGAGGGACGTTTACATGGTATTCGCAGCTGCCAGCCTATTCCATAGAAACATTCGAAGAGATGGCGGACAATTTCACTGCATGTTGGAGCCAAGAAAGTTGAAACAAGGGTAAATGATATCTTCGCCATCAGACAATCCCAGGGGAAGGACTGAGGGACTTCTTAGCCCGATTCAACAGGGTGAGGATGACCTTACCAAATGTCTCTGAGGGAATGACCATGGTAGCCTTCCAAAATGGGATGACCGGAGAAGGTTCAAAGGCGACTAGAAATCTACTATGCCAATTGATGAAGTGCCCACCAGCTACCTGGGACGAGATCCACAATGCCTACTGTGTCGAGGTTAGGGCATATGACGAAGACCTCAATGGGCCAATCCGACGACTCACCTCAGTGCAATCTAAACCTAAGAGGGAACATAGGGACAACACAAGGAGAGACCCTCCATTGCCACAATAAAACAGAGATCTGCATTAACTTTATATCAAGACAACCCCCACCAGCTTCCGCCGCGAAGAAGTTCTTTCTAGGCCGATCAGACATCCACAGAAACGATCGAGGTATGGCCCCCTTACTATCTGCTCATAACTTTTGTGCGTCACCTACAGAGGTGGTCTATGCACTCGAGAAGCTCGGAACAAAGGTAAAGTGGCCACCAAGGATGAGGTACGACCCAAGCACTAGGAAGTCGGACGCCTTCTGTGAGTTCTACCAAGTCCGTGGGCACAAGACGGAAGACTTCCATGCTCTAAAGTTAGAAGTGGCGAACCTGCTGCAATAAGGACACCTCAAAGAGTTGCTCAGCAAAAAAGGTAGGAGCACCTTAGAAAAAGGTCGAGAACGCCCAGGCCCGCCAAAGCCTCTCTCTCCTGCTCACACCATCAATATGATTATTGGGGGCAGTGATGACGCCTCCATCAACGGCATCAAGTTCACCGCCACTCACAAAATCAAGAGATCGATGACCCGCGAACGGTATGATGGCCTTGAAGAGGGTATCATCTTCGATGAGTTAGATGCCAATGGTTTGACTTTCTctcacaatgatgcacttgtCATTACTTTACGTATTCTTGATACTGATGTTAGGAGAATATTGGTGCACGATAGAAGCGGAGCGTGCATCATCCATCTTCGAGTCCTCGCACAGATGTGACTCGAGGATATGATGATATCGCGTTGCATCACGCTAactggttttaacaatgcagttgaacaaACTTCAGGCGAGATCACACTCCCTCTCCTCGTCGGTGGGGTGACGATGGAGACCACGTTCCACATCATGGATCAGGACACGACATACAATGTCATCATAGGTTGACCATGGATACAACCCATGAGGGCAGTCCCCTCCAGCATGTACCAAGTGATCAAGTTCCCGACCCCCTGGGAAATATTCAGCATACGAGGAGAGCAACACACATCCCGGGAATGTTATCGGATCGCCCTGGACAACACGACTAcccaacaaaagaaagaaaaataaaaataagcataGCAATTAACATGGACGAGGTCACTACAGGTCGAAGCCAAGGACACCATTATTGACCCAGAAGCGGTCAAAGATGCAGGATAGACCATAGAGGACCACAATCCCGTTCACCTATATCAGAGAGATCCTAGTAAAAAGGCCTACATCGGTTGCAAACTCAAAGACCCAAGTAAATTTAGTCAATTCTTAATAGCTAATGCAGATTTGTTTGCctttagccatgcagatatgccaggcaTCCCCAAAGAGATAGCCACACATAGGTTAAATGTTGACCCCTACTACCCCCAGTAAAGCAGGTTCGATGAAAGTTCAACTCCACCATCAACGAGGTCATCCACGAAGAAGAGGAAAAGTTGTTGGCCAATGGCTCTATTAGGGAGTCGAAGTATCCCAAGTGGATTTCTAATGTGGTAATggttaaaaaagaaaaaacaggAAATGGAGGATGTGTATGAACTTCACCGATCTGAACAAAGCATGTCCAAAGTATTTATTCCTATTACCACACATCGATCCGCTCATTGACGCCACATGAGCTATTGAGCTTCTTTGATTCCTACTCAGGCTATAACCAGATACTCATGGAAGAAGACGACCAGGAGAAAACCACATTCATCACTTACcggggaacgtactgctacaaGGTCATGCCACTCGGGTTGAAGAATGTGGGGGCTACTTATCAAAGGCTAGTCACGAAAATGTTCACAGACCAGCTCGGTAAAACCATGGAGGTATACATCGATGACATGTTGGTTAAATCCTTGAGGGTCGAGGATCACATCGACCATCTGAAAGAAGCATTCGAGATATTGAGGAAATACGGGATGAAATTGAAACCCGAGAAATACGCATTTGGCGTAACTTAGGGTAGGTTTTTGGGTTTCCTGGTATCACAACGCGGAATCGAAGTCAACCAAGATTAGATCAAAGTTATCAACGGGATATTGGAACATCTAACCACCAAGAAAATAGTCTGAAGACTGACGGATTGAATTGCCGCCCTGTCCAGATTCATCTCAATATCGTCCAACAGGTGCCACAAGTTCTTCAACGTACTCAAAAAGGATAGCATGCTCGAATGGATGCCTGAATGTATACAAGCACTAAAGGAactcaaggaatacctgtcatcGCCACCCTTGCTCTCAAAGCCCGAGCCTGGGGAACGTCTCCTCGTCTACCTTGTTGTTTCAGAAGTAGTGGTAAGTgttgtcctagttcgagaagacgaaggtacgcaatctccaatatattatattAATAAAACACTTACCAACACCGAGACGAGTTATCATCACCGTGAGAAACTGGCTCTGGCCCTTGTCGTAGCTTCGAGAAAGCTCAGGCCATACTTCCAGTGGCATCCAATTTTGGTCATCACCACATTCCTTTTAAGAAGCATACTACACAAACCCGAGTTGTCGGGGAGGCTGGCAAAATGGGAAATCTAGCTAAGCGAGCATGGCATTACTTACCAGCCTCgtacaacaataaaatcacaaGTGCACGCCTAATTTGTCACCGACTTTAGTGCTAAGGTGATGCCCGAGGCTGAGAAGGAAGCCACTCAAACTTCTTACCCGACGCAGGACCTCTGGGTCTTGCACACTAACGGCATGTCCAATGCATACGGGTCCGGACTGGGACTTGTGCTCGAAGTCCCCACTGGCGAAGTTGTTCGCAAATATATAAGGTGCCcagatatgactaacaacgaggtcgagtatgaggccatgattgcagggcTGAGGCTAGCACTCGAATATGGGGGGCTGCACTACGACTCCCATTTCGTCATCAACCAAGTAACTGGGATTTTCCAGATCAAAGAACAAAGGTTGCAGAAGTACCAGACTGAGCTATGCAAAATGTTGCCCAAATTTGATGAATGTAAGCATGACCAAATTCTACGAACTCAGAACGTCGAGGTGGACGGCCTCACAAAATTGGTCGTCGCAACCAAAAGCATAACTCCTGGAGTAAAATATATGGTGCATCTCCTCGGCTCAACCTTAGATCACGTTGAggtaaaatttataaatttaacCTGAGACTGGCACAATTGTATTATAATCTACTTGCAGGACGGTGTTCTTCTAAACGACAAAAAAGAAGCCAGGAAGTTTAGAATGTAAGCGGCAAGGTACAACCTCCTCCACAACGAATTGTATAAAAGGACGTATGGTGGCCCATTGGCAAAATGTTTGGGCCCGAATCAATCTTAGTGCGTCCTGGAGAAAGTCCACGAAGGCCATTACGGCAATCATTCCGGTGACCGAGCAgtggtcagatgcctcatacaTGCGGGATACTATTGGCCTACCATGAAGAAAGACGCCCTGGAATTCATAAAGAAATGTGAATAGTGCCAGATGTATTCCCTAATAATCCACCAAGCAGGTGAACACTTCCATTCCATTACCTCTCATGGCCGTTCAATAAGTGGGGAACGGATATCATGGGACCGCTTCCGCTGGGACGAGGTAATGTTAAATTCCTTTTAGTTTTGACTGActacttctctaaatgggtggaggaAGGCGCATTCGCCCAATTCGCGAATGAGAGGTAATAACTTTCATATGGAAGAACATCATTTGCCGATTTGGCCTGCCTAAAGAAATAAGTTGCGACAATGTACCCCAGTTCATCGGATCGAGTTTTTCGAAAAATGGCACATTAATAGGATACCCTTAACCTCTTACCACCCAGCCGGCAACGGTCAAGCAAAATCCTCCAACAAGTCGATCTTGAACAACATGAAGAAAAGACTCGAAGACGCTAAGAGTTTGTCGCCGGAGACACTCCCAGGAGTATTGTGGGCACATAGGACGACCCCAAAAATAAGCACAGGAGAAACACCTTACTCCTTAGTCTACGGGATTGAAGCAGTCATACCGGTTGAAGTGGGAGAACCCAGCCTAAGGTACACCAATTAGAGGGGCAACGATAATGACGAGAACATAAGACAAGACCTCGACGCAATTGAGGAGCAAAGAGACATGGCGTATATAATAATGGTCGCACAAAAACAACAAGCAGAGAGCTACTACAACAGAAAGGCCAAGGTACGGTTACTCAAGATCGGGGACTACGTGCTCAAAGCCAAGACCCAAGCAGGAAGAGATCCCCGAGAAGGCAAATTAGGAGCCAATTGGGacagaccgtacaaaatcataGGCAAGGCAGACAAGGGTTCATTCCAACTAGAGACATTGGAAGGAAAGCTCTTACCAAACAAATGGAACATCAGCCACCTCAAGTACtttaatttttgagaaataaGGAGTGCCCcgtaagtcgtactctttttacCTCACTTGAGTTTAACCAACAGGGTTTTCTCAAGGAGTGTTTTAAGAAGGCGACGGACGGGACATTTTGAGTTGGAGTACGCGAGAATAGACATATTTCATTGCCCGACTCCTCAAGAATCTTCAAGTcgaacaatgaagggactagatatacTGGTACTGGGATTGGAACTCTATCTAGCACCCAAAACTTGTAATTTTCTCCAAAAAAAGCCTCAAGGCAAATTGATGTAATTGATACAATGATGTTGAAAAAAATGAGATACCCGTTTACTTACATTGTCCTCCTAAGTCTCTCAACTTATAGATATATTCGACCAGCACAAACAACGCTTCTCGGCCCCCGGCCACATCTCAACTTAGAGGTATGTTCGACCAGCTCGAACAAGACCCATCGGCCCTTGGCCACGACTTAACAGAAAGGTACGTTCGACCAaatcgaacaacacctatcgtcCCTTGGCCACGACTTAACTAAAAGGTATGTTCGAtcagctcgaacaacacctatcggctcTTGGCCACAATTCAACTAAAAAGTATGCTCGACCAGCTCGAACAAAACCCTTCGAACCTTGGCCACATCTTAACTAAGAATCACATTCGAATAGCTCGAACAAAACTCCTCGGCCTATGACCACTCAACCCCACGACTATCGCAACCCAGAGGACGACAATGAAGGAAGGAAGTACAGAAGCAAAACATATAAGTACAGAAACGAAACATGCAAAGATAAGAAAGGTGCGtataaaacaaaaactaactTTTATATTTAGACAAAGAGTCTTTACAAAGGCGCATTACGCCAacgaaaagaagagaaaaatacaaGAATTTAAACAAAAACAAAGGCAAAATATCTAGTGGCCGTCACCACCTTGGTCTCTGCCACCCTCTCCATCCTCGCCTCGGTCGTAAGCAGAGTCACACTAGGCACTGTCTTCAAGCTGGTCAAAGCctcattcatcatcatcatcctcggCATCAGGCTGAGGTGTGTTAGGGTCATAGCCATAAGCCAACCGAGTTTCACGAGCTTTGGCTCGGGCTCTCTCCATGGCTGTATTGAAGACGAAGCCCGTCTGGCCCAACTATCGGATTACCTCTACTAGAGCTTTGGCAAGGATCCACTCCTTGTACTTCTCTCGAGGAATGGCCAGAAATTCAGAGGCATGAGAAGTTGAGGGCCGTTCAAGCAGTTTGGCATTATCGCCCTCCACAATAGAAACCCGCTCATGTAGCTTAGCGTTCTCTTTCTCCAATTCACCAATCCTCTCCTCGAGCTTGGCTTCGTTAGCTTCGGCCGTCGACCTAACATTGTCTCGACCGGCATGAAGGCTTTTGTTCACCAACTCTAAAAGAGTAGCTCTTTTTCGAGTTTCCATCTGATGCCCTCTCGAGCCGCTGCTACTTACCAGGTACCTCTCCCCTGAGCCCGTCCATTTCGAATTGGAAATCATTCAACTGACCTTGGAGTTGATCAACCCGGCTCTGGAGGTCGCGGCACTGGGCTTCTACGCCCTTCCTCGGATCGAGATCCTCTTCTTTTCTCTTCAACACTCTTTCAAGAGCACTGAGCCTCTCCACAGACGCGAACAACtcttcatctttctttctcatcTCCTCTTTTAGGGCAGGCACGTTGCCCCCCTCACGGAGCCGCCTCTTAGCCTCCTAATAACTCCCTCGGAACTCCTTATACTTTGATCGCATTTTTTGGTAGATCTCTATCCGCCTCTTCTCTCTCCACACACTCTCAATTTCCAGGATGATCGTTTGCGCAAACAAAGGATTAGAAACAAATTAGAGCTAAAAGAGAAAGATAAAGAGGAAGGAAATGATTTACCCTGAGAGCGAGGCCGGCGATGCTCTTGGAAAGGGTATTCTCACTCAGCTGCCCAAGAGTCCTATGCTCGGCATCAGTGCAGAAGGGGCCAAAGGCCTGAATCACATCCTCAATATGCTTAAGTGAATTATAATTCACTGGGATTGGTGATGATACTCGACCCCCCTCTACTCTAAACTCAATCTAGTTCTTCCCGTTGTCAATCATCTCGTGATCTTCCAGGTCGAGTTCGGAGTCAGATTCATTGCCAATAAACTCAGCCCACTCATTGTCCTTCTCGACGGGCACCTTCCCCTTCCCCTTGTCAGCATGGGAAGCTTCCTGGGCTGGGTTAGAAGATGAAGCCTCCCCACACCCGGGACATGCGGAACCATCATCAACACCATTCACGGTGACTTCATCCTATTCAGGTCGAAAGTAAGTAGCAATATCAAATCCTACCAAGGTAGGCACCTCTGAGGCTTCCCGTATACCTCCCTCGGCCAATGTCGTCCCGATGCCTTGCACCACGACCTCGAGGAAGACTTCCGACAAGTTAACCACCACCGGTACACTATCTTCCCCGTCTACGACTTTACTCTTCCTGGGCCTCAGGTTCGCGTCGCGCAGAGAAACTTTCTCATCTTCAATACATGGAGGAGCCAAAAGAAGAATGGACGTAGCAATCAAAATAGGAGCAGGAGTAGAGGAAGCAGCGCCCCTCCTCCTCCTAAAAGAGGGCGTCGACACCAGGTTCCTTTTAGAAACCTCCTTGGCGGGGCCTAAAAAGAGACATACAGATGAGCACAATAAACCGTACGAGTACAAATACAACACCATCCAAAGAACGATGTTACCTTTCAGAGGAGGAGTCAGTTTGTATTTATGACAAAAGCTCGACCAATCGTGGTTCCCCACTGTGCAAGAAAAGACTTGCCTAACCCAGTCGGCGAGATGCGTCACCAACTGGAGGCTCCGAGCAGTAGCTGCAAAAACGAGAAAAGCTAATTCAAAAAGTAAAGCGCATAATTGCATGAAGAAATGCAGACAAAGAAAAGCAATTACGGGCGTGGTTCCAAGCCTTAGGAAATTCTACAACGTCAGCCACGACAAACTCGGTCTTGACGTAAAAGAAGTCGAGCAAAAATTATCGACTGCCATTTTCATCCGTCTTAACGATGAGGGATTTGCTTCCACGGTGGCGGATATTTAACATTGTACCTTGATAAAAGGTTGACATAAACAAGTGCATAATATGTCGAAGAGTGACCTCGACATTGGCCAATTCGGCAAATTTTGACAGCATCTTGACCACCTTGTAGACCAAGGGCGCAAGTTGGACCGGGCAGACCCGGTAGTAGCGGCAGAATTCCCCCACCAATGGCGGAAAAGGAAGAGAGTAGCCGATAGTGAAAGTGTAGGCGTAGAGAGCGCAATATCATGGACTGTGGGTATACACTCCGTCCTTGCCTACGGGTACGAGCTCTACTTGGTCAGGGATGCCATACTTAGCCTTGAACTCCACTAAATACTTGGCTGTTAAAGAGGATCGGAAAACCTTCGCCACCGCCTCCAGCTGCCGTTGCAAGTTCGGTTTCACCTCAGGGTTGCGAGGAACAATCTCTTCCACTAAGGGAATAGCCTCCGCTTCAACGACATAGATGGCGTCTCCTCCGTGAACGGAGGTCACAACAACTAGAGGGATAGCTTGAATCTCCTTATTAGCATGAGAAGGCAAGTTAGACAAGGTTGGAAAGCTCGGGAAATTTAAAGAAGCGAAAGGGTTGagaaaatgaaagaaagcttAAGAAACAGTGAACAAAGAAAGAGAGTCTAAGAAGAAGATGCAAGAAATCTTAGcaataaaagtgaaagaaagattcaaaatcagtaaTCATCCCACTTTTATAATGAAGGATCCCTAAGAATCGAGGCAACTCGTCATGATTACAGCTGCAGGCAAAATAGCAGAACCAACCCACGAGTTGCACGTGTCCTGACGCGACGCATCAGAAACCGACGTCATTATGACGAATGACGTCACGTCCCATCCACGTCAGGTTCTCTCCAAAGGTCACCCAGGAAAATCAAGACAACAAGAGTTTGAAACATGCGACCCCTGTCACGCCACGTCATCCGTCTCTGACGACGACCACGATCATTATTATCCATTTATCAAGATTATCCCTGAGGACAACCtcgataagcggagggactaactatatgGGCGAAAAGCTTCGTTTCACACATTTGACCTGGTCAACGGTGATAAAGCCTTTGAAGACTGTGATGTGTCAACGATATGACGTATCAACTTGAGCCTAAAAGGTCGAGGTCGTGTGAAGAAGACAAATTGTCGCTGAGATCGAGGTAGTTTGATAGAAGACGAGAACGAGCTTCCGTCTTCGGCACGCAGTAACGACTAGTTTTGGGATTTAGATTCCCTAaagaatattctagtgaatattcctTTCTGTTGTACTATCTAAGGTTTTATGACCCATGTactcttataaataggaagaaaTGTAGTTCCAGAAGGGGATCGGATATTTTTGTAAAGAACATCATGGACATTCTCTGTGGAAGATTCTCTCTTTGTTGAATACATACAAAGCATAACACTTATTTTTCTTTGACCTTTCTCTCTCGATCCATGAAGAATCAGAATATTCAACTGTTTATCGCCATCTATCATTGTCAGGAAACTTAGTGGAAAATCTCATTCTTGTCAGGCGAACCTCGTTCCATTTATAACCTAAAAGTCATTTATTATCATTGATTGCTATCTTTTATGTTTTCAAGCCTTTATTGCTCCATCATTGTTCTAAGATAATCTCATCTGATACCATGCATTAAATACCCGTCATAAAAGCACTAGTactattgaattttaatatcgaCTTTGATTTATCCTCCCTTTTATTATAAATCGAATTGTATAAAAATCTAGATCTAATTTTTAGGTCATACAGAACTCAGTACGGATCTATGCTTATAACTATGGTGCACAGGACCCATGCTCTCTCCCCAAACTATACATTGTAGTGCATATATGTTGAATATTTGACTTTAATGTCTACTTGGGAACCCATAAGAAAAATAGGCCTTTATGTCTTATTACAATGTTGAAATTAAGAAAGTATCTTTTAGATATTTTACGTATAAAAGATAGATTTTTCATGTGTTAAAAAAAAGATGggatcataaaactaaaaataagtttGTAATGGGCCACAAAACCATTtgatcttttttctttctttcctttttgtcaTCTTCCAAATTTCGTATGTTATTCCCTCTTGTTTCTTAATTTTCTGttttcctttttcaaattttcaagttTGGTATTCCCTTTTATTGAAAATTTAGATTTTATACGTTCTAACATATTAAGaaaagactatatatatatatatatatatatatatatatatatatatatatatggcaatATCCTAAATCCAAACCGAAATCCGATTTTTTTGGGGATCGAATTTCGAATTtaatttttaccatttttgaattttggattgGATA
It encodes the following:
- the LOC142173217 gene encoding uncharacterized protein LOC142173217: MLSKFAELANVEVTLRHIMHLFMSTFYQATARSLQLVTHLADWVRQVFSCTVGNHDWSSFCHKYKLTPPLKGPAKEVSKRNLVSTPSFRRRRGAASSTPAPILIATSILLLAPPCIEDEKVSLRDANLRPRKSKVVDGEDSVPVVVNLSEVFLEVVVQGIGTTLAEGGIREASEVPTLVGFDIATYFRPE